A stretch of Cryptosporangium aurantiacum DNA encodes these proteins:
- a CDS encoding PadR family transcriptional regulator, translating into MTLQTQLVLRDLLAEPDAERYGLAVVDGTGLPPGTIYPILTRLETAGWVTSRWEDVDPRAEGRPRRRFYRLTADGARQARTALARVEERRRRPGRASVVRSAGAEA; encoded by the coding sequence ATGACCCTGCAGACACAACTCGTGCTGCGTGATCTCCTCGCCGAACCCGACGCGGAACGCTACGGCCTGGCGGTGGTCGACGGCACCGGCTTGCCGCCGGGCACGATCTACCCGATCCTCACCAGGTTGGAGACCGCGGGCTGGGTGACCAGCCGGTGGGAAGACGTCGATCCCCGGGCCGAAGGACGCCCGCGCCGGCGTTTCTACCGCCTCACCGCCGATGGAGCACGGCAAGCGCGCACCGCGCTCGCCCGGGTCGAGGAGCGTCGGCGTCGGCCGGGCCGGGCGTCGGTGGTGCGCAGCGCGGGGGCCGAGGCGTGA
- a CDS encoding ATP-binding protein: protein MSATSTGMACSLTTIAEAAAHVAQAPAGLVSLVDEEWDHFAGVFGAPGSLAAGDRIPLVDSLCQHVVAGLRPVLITDADGDERARNSPGAARLGLRAYAGVPLCDGQTVVGVLCAVDVRARPWTAEQVAALNAVALTAGLIPGLVHPAPDDDGPPDVTSVIDALAEAFVAVDTTGRIRLWNTAASALFGWTAAEARGRFLHDLLLPAADLAERRQALSQLRDLLLERRDGQGAQRVLRVRTRDGGDVPVQVALSALPVPGGSWICGTMVDLSLRRDGRAPARTGGFLRTLLDSLTASVYACDAAGQTAFTNAALGGLLDLPVGVPTAAADLGRDHLVWPDGRPLVPAEHPSARALAGEQVRQAELGLAVPGRPRRTLIVNAERIVVDGVVLGAVVVLDEVTEQRRAQRFRECELAVSRALVDAAGTAEAAQAVLAAIADCWKWPHAELWLVDESADVLRPAATWTAEPGRGDPLVVPALSPGQGLAGTTWSTGAPVWVADLTAGHCFEYETLPWPGLRTALAVPVRSGSDVLGVLALYADTLDEDQELLTSHLCSVAAYVGEYLQRRRAEEVALELARTKDDFLALVGHELRTPLTSITTYTQLLADLPEQLPPEIRPMIEVIGRNSDSLTAIIDDLLDLAGLESGKITLRPADIDLAGLVRDAAVSVRAAADRRRVTLILDVPDRVPLHGDPQRLRQMLDNLLSNGVKYNRDGGTLTIRLATDCAGTVLTVSDTGIGIPEAERDQLFQRFFRSSIARASGAPGTGLGLVVTRTIVECHGGQIAASDNKPGTTMTVRLPSAAPSAAARTGPGGEG from the coding sequence ATGAGCGCGACCAGTACGGGTATGGCGTGCTCGTTGACCACGATTGCGGAGGCGGCCGCGCACGTCGCGCAGGCACCTGCGGGGTTGGTCTCCTTGGTCGACGAGGAGTGGGACCATTTCGCCGGAGTGTTCGGCGCGCCGGGGTCGTTGGCTGCAGGAGATCGCATTCCGCTGGTCGATTCGTTGTGCCAGCATGTTGTGGCTGGCCTGCGGCCGGTACTTATTACCGATGCCGACGGCGACGAGCGGGCGCGGAATTCGCCGGGCGCTGCCCGGCTCGGATTGCGCGCCTACGCCGGTGTGCCGCTCTGCGATGGTCAGACGGTGGTCGGTGTGCTGTGCGCGGTGGACGTCCGGGCCCGGCCCTGGACCGCGGAGCAGGTGGCAGCGCTCAACGCAGTCGCACTCACCGCCGGTCTGATCCCCGGGCTGGTTCATCCCGCGCCGGACGATGACGGCCCGCCCGATGTCACTTCGGTGATCGACGCCCTCGCCGAGGCGTTCGTCGCCGTGGACACGACCGGCCGGATCCGGCTGTGGAACACGGCGGCCAGCGCGCTGTTCGGATGGACCGCGGCGGAAGCACGCGGCCGGTTCCTCCACGATCTCCTGCTACCCGCGGCGGACCTGGCCGAGAGACGTCAGGCGTTGTCCCAGCTGCGCGATCTTCTCCTCGAGCGGCGGGACGGACAGGGGGCGCAGCGGGTTCTGCGGGTCCGCACGCGGGACGGTGGAGACGTGCCGGTCCAGGTGGCTCTCTCTGCGTTGCCGGTGCCGGGCGGCAGCTGGATCTGCGGCACGATGGTGGACCTGTCGCTGCGCCGCGACGGGCGAGCGCCTGCCCGTACCGGCGGATTTCTTCGTACCTTGCTCGATAGCTTGACCGCGAGCGTCTACGCGTGCGACGCCGCCGGGCAGACCGCGTTCACCAACGCTGCGCTGGGTGGGCTGCTGGACCTGCCCGTCGGCGTTCCTACCGCCGCGGCCGACCTCGGACGCGACCACCTGGTCTGGCCGGACGGGCGCCCGCTGGTCCCGGCGGAGCATCCCAGCGCCCGCGCCCTGGCCGGTGAGCAGGTCCGTCAGGCTGAACTGGGTCTGGCGGTCCCCGGACGCCCCCGGCGGACCCTGATTGTCAACGCCGAACGCATCGTCGTGGACGGTGTCGTCCTCGGTGCGGTGGTGGTGCTCGACGAGGTCACCGAGCAGCGGCGTGCCCAGCGGTTCCGGGAGTGTGAGCTGGCCGTCTCCCGGGCCCTGGTCGATGCCGCCGGGACTGCCGAGGCGGCCCAGGCGGTCCTGGCTGCGATCGCGGATTGCTGGAAGTGGCCGCACGCGGAGTTGTGGTTGGTCGACGAGTCCGCCGACGTGCTGCGGCCGGCGGCAACCTGGACCGCCGAGCCGGGCCGCGGCGATCCGCTCGTCGTCCCCGCACTGTCCCCCGGGCAGGGACTGGCCGGTACGACCTGGTCCACCGGCGCTCCGGTGTGGGTGGCTGATCTGACGGCCGGTCACTGTTTCGAATACGAGACCCTGCCCTGGCCAGGATTGCGCACCGCGCTGGCCGTTCCGGTCCGCTCAGGGTCGGACGTGCTCGGTGTCCTCGCCCTCTACGCCGACACCCTCGATGAGGATCAGGAGCTGCTGACCAGCCACCTGTGCAGCGTCGCCGCATACGTCGGTGAGTATCTGCAGCGGCGCCGCGCCGAGGAGGTGGCGCTCGAGCTGGCCCGCACCAAGGACGACTTCCTGGCGCTGGTCGGCCATGAGCTGCGCACTCCGCTGACCTCGATTACCACGTACACCCAGCTGCTGGCCGACCTGCCTGAGCAACTGCCACCGGAGATCCGGCCGATGATCGAGGTCATCGGCCGCAACAGCGACAGCCTGACTGCGATCATCGATGACCTCCTCGACCTGGCCGGGCTAGAGTCCGGCAAGATCACGCTCCGGCCGGCCGACATCGACCTAGCCGGTCTCGTCCGTGACGCCGCGGTCTCGGTGCGGGCCGCCGCCGACCGGCGCCGGGTCACCCTTATCCTGGACGTTCCCGATCGGGTGCCCCTCCACGGCGACCCGCAGCGCCTGCGGCAAATGCTGGACAACCTGTTGTCGAACGGGGTCAAGTACAACCGCGACGGCGGGACTCTCACGATCCGGCTGGCCACCGATTGCGCCGGTACCGTCCTCACCGTCTCCGATACTGGCATCGGTATTCCCGAAGCCGAACGCGATCAGCTCTTCCAGCGCTTCTTCCGGTCCTCCATCGCACGCGCCAGCGGCGCGCCCGGCACCGGGCTGGGTCTGGTCGTCACCCGCACCATCGTCGAATGCCACGGCGGACAGATCGCCGCGAGCGACAACAAGCCCGGTACCACCATGACCGTTCGCCTACCGTCTGCTGCGCCGTCCGCGGCCGCCCGCACCGGCCCCGGCGGCGAAGGGTGA